Proteins co-encoded in one Ananas comosus cultivar F153 linkage group 15, ASM154086v1, whole genome shotgun sequence genomic window:
- the LOC109721786 gene encoding probable NAD(P)H dehydrogenase (quinone) FQR1-like 2, which translates to MGKGGGCVPSKKRQPAVATGNTLAAGDAPITADQKSPASSTDAAETPAAAAAAPASDLKLKVFIVFYSMYGHVEALARRMKKGAESIEGVEAALYRVAETLPAEVLEQMKAPPKDPQIPVITALELVEADGLLFGFPTRFGAMAAQMKAFFDSTGQLWREQKLAGKPAGFFVSTGTQGGGQETTAWTAITQLAHHGMLFVPIGYTFGAGMFKMDDIRGGSPYGAGVFAGDGSRQPSETELSLAEHQGKYMASIVKRLAHS; encoded by the exons ATGGGGAAAGGAGGAGGTTGCGTACCGAGCAAGAAGCGGCAGCCGGCCGTGGCAACCGGCAACACTTTGGCGGCGGGGGACGCTCCCATCACCGCCGATCAGAAGAGCCCCGCGAGCAGCACCGATGCCGCCGAAACTCCCgcggctgcggctgctgctCCGGCGTCGGATCTGAAGCTGAAGGTGTTCATCGTGTTCTACTCCATGTACGGGCACGTTGAGGCCCTGGCGAGGCGGATGAAGAAGGGCGCGGAGAGCATCGAGGGGGTGGAGGCCGCCCTCTACCGCGTCGCCGAGACGCTCCCTGCGGAGGTGCTGGAGCAGATGAAGGCGCCCCCCAAGGATCCGCAGATCCCGGTCATCACCGCACTGGAGCTGGTGGAGGCCGACGGGCTGCTCTTCGGCTTCCCCACGCGCTTCGGGGCGATGGCCGCGCAGATGAAGGCCTTCTTCGATTCCACCGGGCAGCTCTGGAGGGAGCAGAAGCTGGCCGGCAAGCCTGCCGGTTTCTTCGTCAGCACCGGCACCCAGGGAGGAGGACAGGAAACCACTGC TTGGACTGCAATCACCCAATTAGCCCACCATGGAATGCTCTTTGTTCCTATTGGTTATACCTTTGGAGCGGGAATGTTCAAGATGGACGACATTAGAGGAGGTTCTCCATACGGTGCCGGAGTTTTTGCTGGTGATGGCTCAAGGCAACCTAGCGAGACGGAGCTCTCTCTTGCTGAGCACCAGGGCAAGTATATGGCCTCTATTGTCAAGAGGCTGGCTCATTCTTAA